The stretch of DNA GGTCCACAGAAAAAGTGAGTGGTATAAAAGTGGTTGGTGCGCACATGAGGCAATAGGGACTGCTGCGTTAGTTCACGAGTATGTTTGCAAGTGTGCTTTCAGTGACCACACGCCTGCACTGGCCGATTGGACAAAGACAGAGACATAGCAGATGCTAACAGCCGCTGCTGTTAGCGGTTCAGTTGAAGGTAATGATAGCTTGCaaccagggccggccttcccgctAGGCAACCCAGGCGGCCGCTTAGGGCGCTatctgctggaggggtgccaaattgcacccccccaaaaaaaaagttataatatatgtgaaacacaccctttacaatcactttacatattttctcttaatttaatatcaatataaaaaatctgttactatacctgctaatcttctgcccatatctattttatttatatttattttattttaattgttgttcTGTTCTATATCATTCTATTGTGTTggttgcacattgtgttctttggttttaagatttgtgttactgactagtaaaaccaaacaggaaagtaaaGAATTCCTTGCACTAAaacttgtatatttttattttcacttttgattgcactgttgtacattgtttttgcgccattgtttgtgtttgttccctcaggacatttgcactatgcctgtgttttttttttttatgttttatcattattgtattttagtgtattattctaatttttaaaatgggttgtatttttttttaattttttttatggttcCTTGTGttgcagaattgcattgtttgctTGATAGTTAGAATAAACAAGAATGTGTACACACAATGTAtaggtattttcatttttttttttactttgtttatctTCATTCATTTATGCGACAAAGTCCACTCTTGCCTAGGGCACTGAATGACCTTGCAACATTATATCTTTAAATTATCATTGGCAAGCGGGTAAACATTAATGTTGTAGTCATATaaactgtgcgtgtgtgtgtgttactatcacattaaatacttttttttaatatttaagttTTTGCTCATTTGAGTTTGTATTTTTCCCAGACCAATTAGTGTTTCATAAGAGGCTCATCACCTTGTCACACGTATCAGTGATGATTAGCCTTCTGGGATAAACTCACCAGAATAATCTCCTGGATTGATCCAGTCAGTCTGTCAAAGAACATCATTCTAAACTGGCTGAGACTCATGTCAACTAATTTCCAAACAGAGGTGCTTCTGCCAAACGCTGTTATTGCACTGGCACTCCAGGAGCGTAACCTGGCCGCCCTACTCACCCTATAAATACTCAAGGTGTGtggttaaaaaatattaatgtcaaATTGAATCAATCTCTTTTTACACAGGTGGTAAAATCCTGTTTAAAGAGGAGAAGCATTAGCAATTTTTAGCTTTGGAAATGTCAGGATATCCCGCTTTAAAAAATTATGTGTAACAATGAGGCTCCTCTCTGCCTGCCTGTCAAAATATTTTGCCTTTTGTCTTGAGGAAGTagttggttttaaaaatgttaaactagAAAAGGTAATGTCTCCACCTATAGGTGAAAATTTAGTACTACAagttttaggcttttttttttttttttgcctcaatGCAGATATCTCAGTATGAGTGAAGCAAAgtatgacaattaaaaaaaaagttttcttctttttaactgCGTAAAGACTGCTGCACTAACTGCCAAGACTAAAGCTTAGAGATTACTTATTGTTGTCATTAGCACTgtgtaaataaaattgaattgaattgagctCTGGTAGTTGGTGACTAATTTTGGTATTTAAAATGGGTTGAGAGATTTAAACGCACTGAAAAACAAGTCTGTtgaatttacattaaaaaaaaaacaaaaaaaaaaaacatgtacatcAGTTGCACATATTAATGTTATATTCACTAACAATGATTGTTCGACAAACTTTCTATGTGTTAAATTAACAcaacttttttaatgtaaagtaTATTTATTGACCTTATATTTTTTCATGTAGAATATATTCAATTACCCTGCGTTAACTAAAAATTACACACAAGTAGAGTATATTCAATTAagtaaaactaatatttaatttaagctCTTTATAAGCACTAATCTaggattattatattaatgatacttattttcctgaaaatgtatGTACGACCTTCAACTGACCAAAAGACAACTTTTCgttttataatatataaaataacaaaaacaggaACTTGACAAGTTGGGCATGGTGGCTTTATGATTGATCCTCATGCTTTGaaatggcttaaaaaaaaaaaaaaaaaaaaaagctttgcacCCAATATACGATAGTAGTGACCGGTCAGAAGtttttgctggaaaaaaaattgaagaataAAGCACAAACCACATTTTTAAGCTGTTTTAATTGGTCATTTGTGAGTTTGCAGCAAATTCATCtgcattaaaaaagcaaaaaataaaacttaaaaaaaaaaaaaaagaaagagagagaaagaaagaaagtgtctttgatagtttttatacattcttatatacaaaaaaaaaaaacgattctAACAAAGCTGAagatgtatttctgttttgacaTGATGAATCGTCTGGTTAAAACCTATtaagagaaatgcacaaaatgaaatgcATGGAATAAGTCACAAATTTaaaacacacgcgcacacacacagagacacacacacagagagagacacacgcacacacacacacaaacacacacacagacacacaaaaccccatccaaaaacaaaagtcaaaaaAGTGTTATACACATCAATATGTCCTCtgtttttcatcatttcttTTGTCTCTGCTCAGGTGGTGGGTAAAGGTAATTATACTGAGCAGTAACAAACACAGTGCTACAAAATAAATGGTGAGAATAATGGAATGCTTGTTATATGtcaggataaaaaaaaagttgaatataTACTATACAAATTTGTTTGTGCCTCttaaaaaatgagcaaatatgTGAGCATTTGTCCCACCAACTGTTTTACTATGTTTCTAAAAGAAAGTTATTTTTGTTCCAGTAAAGATCTTTGCTTGGTTTATGGAAAGAAAATGAGCTTGGGGTAATTTTACATATCGGTAGTtgtgagaatattttttgtttatagaGTCACATTTCTTTGTATGCGCGCTACAAAAGAGGgcgtcactttttcttttttacttcttgccaaaaaaacagaaagtacAACGCCTGAGGGGGAGGATTAAGGTAAATACATGACTTAAAACAGGGgagggttgtgtgtgtgcgtgtgtgtgtgtgtgcgtgcgtgtgtgtgtgcgtgtgtgtgtctatatggTCTCCACATAATTTGCAGGGAATAATCCCTGATGGCCATCTTTGCTCCACCCCTTCCACCAGGCTTTGTCCACGGTTTCCACATCCTTGATGATGTCACCTGGTTCAAAGGAGATCTCAGATTCGTCCTCTGTGGAGAAATCACAAGACAACATGCTGAGGACCTAATAATCACTGAGTAATTATGGTGAATGGAGGCACTTTATGTGCACGTGTGGCCATTATCCTTTAAGTGGCAGTTTTTTTTACCTGCTTGGTAGTCGTACAGAGCCCGAACGCACAGCTGTCGCTCAGCTGAAACCTTTGGTGGGAAGAAAAAAGTAAGTGAAAAACCCTGAACACATGAACTTCCTGTAGGTGACATAAAAACAAGGcttagaaaatatattttatgaaacatttcacaatgtttttcttttcatttaaaagGACACGTGCCAGCAACTTGTATGGAAAAACAGATGCTTTAACACTTATgagaatatttattttgaaaatacatatatatatatatatatatatatatatatatatatatatattgaacagcaacaaagaatgaatgaatatatagatatattacTTACTAACATATCCACTTAATTGCAGCCATATGCCTTTATGGCTGCAACCATAAAGATATACTCTCAGGTGTACAAATGAATAAGGCCTTATTAATGCTTATTAACAATAAATGCTTTTTGTTCCGTATTACTAGTAATAAATAACATGGATAAGCAATTATAAGGCTTTCTTACTAATAATACGTATTAATAAGGTTGTATTACTAGTAATAAGCTATATTAAAGCTTCATTATTAGTAATAAGCATTAATAAAGCTTTATTAGTCAGTGTTACTGGTAATAAGCATTAACAAGACTTTATTACTAGCATTAAGCAATAAGTAATAAGACTTACAAACACCAGTAATACcaccttattaatgcttatTACTATTGCTAAGCCCTTATATTGATGCTTATTAACATTAAGAAAGtcttattaatgtttattactATCAATAAGGTCGTATTAATGCTTATTACTATTAAAAAGGCCTTCTTACTGCTTATTATTAGTAATAAGtcttattaatgttttttttttattatttacttaaaaaagcatcattaatgtttattttgtaatagGGCCTTATTATTCTTccctttatttgatatggacatcaaaaatgcattagttacccagatgtattgttttgcgtgtgttagcacatgtgctaatttacaacacctgtccacaggaggcttatttttaaaaaggttaaaaaaagtaaagaggaacacttattgacattgttaatacttttttttaccagtAATAAAGTCTCATACATGCTTTGTAATGTGGACTCATTAatgcaaaatgtgttttcaaacttgtaaaaaaatataaactggATATTTTTGTGGCCTCTAGAAAATATCCATGATGGTACTATATACGAGTTAGTTAATAAAGCACCTTTTGTCCATTTTCTGAGCTCTGCTGATCTGTAAAGTCCTCTTCCTCTGCAGAACCGTGTAGATTGTTATACACTGTGGGTTCTCCAGTGCCTGATTCAGTGTCGGATGGACTCAGGGATCGCACTGTGAAAAGCCCACATGTGACGTGACgtgtattcattattattatttatttaccacaGTTACTCCGCGTTCCTGTGTTTAAACCTTTAAATCTGAGCTCAGACCTGTTCCGTTCTGCTCCTCTGTGTTTTCTCCATTGATCAACCCATTGGTTGACAGGACGATAGTTTCACACTTGATATCTTGACAAACTGGTTCAGCATCcaacactaaaacaaacaataggttattgtgtgtgtgtataaccaTAAATGCCAGGATATGAGACATGTAAGCTACCCTTAACTGCtggctcttcttcttcttcttcttcttcttcttctttatctgAAAGCTTTGCTGACTCAGGCGGAGGCGGGCTTccctctgattggtcactgcCCTCACCAACATCCTTCGTCACCTGGACCATCTCCGCAGGCTCCATTTTCTCCAACTTGtcttcctcctgctgctcctcttcttcttcctcctccttgtGCTCAATGAGCTCCTCAGGTTCTGGACAAACCTCTGGTTGGGTTTCAGACTTatcttcctcatcatcatcatcatcatcctcctcctcatcttcctccACCAGCACAGCCTGGACTTTGTAGCTAATGTCTGAGACCAGCTCAGTACGATTGTGATTATCTGGGATATGACGAGAACATTTATCACAGTGTAAATAATGTGATTCATGGagtaatatttgttttatactagtggttcccaatcttttttggtcccgtgtaccccctttgcatttttgtcaaatcatgtgtaccccctcttcatatcataagctCCCTTCACCCTAATTTAAACTGGAATATAGTTAAactacaacttttatgtgattactttgaTAGTAAGTACATTCTCCTTTGTAAATTGTAGCTGATtgttgtctcctattgtcagaagtgtgctAAAATGACCTctacaatataaaataatcctgtttcaatcaATTACAAgataatatagtattttattgagcaataatactgttagtttgtggtgaatttgtccataAAATGGCCTAAAAAGAAACTAAGAACATTTCCTTATTAtttctaaattattttttacatctttCCGAGTCCcctctgcaatgtgctcctgttacacgtacccctgtttgggaaccactgttataTACAAGTGAAGTAAAGAGAAAAATGCCATTTGTTGCTTCATTGTCTTCTTACCTGACTTAGACGGAGAATCCAGAGGGAAATAACACATTGGATCAAACGCATGATGATTGACTTCAAATTGAGTTTGGATGTGCGACGGTGAGGACTGGGAATGTGACTGGGAGGAACTGTTTATCAAAGCAATTGGAGACACGGAAACCACAAGCGTCGGGGAAGCTGGAGGTGCAGAGGGTTCTGGAGGCGATGCAGCTCTAGGCTCTGCATCGGTGTGAGGAATGCTGGGCAGAGCCAGAGCTGGTGGGGTGGTAGGGGGTGATGTAGGGGGTGACAAGGAGGGCTTTTGTGGGGACGCAACAGCGCGGAAATCTGGGCTCGTGGGTGGAGACGTGGCACGGTGGAAGGGTGACGGAGGAGCCCGGGAGAAGGGAGAGACAAGAGGGGGGGTGTGAGGAGGGGACGTAGCGTCTCGTTCAGCTTTGGAGAAGATGAAGGCCGTGTCAGTCAAACTACGCTGGTATCTGCGGAAGGGTTTGCctgaacaaaaagaggaaattacgttttttttttaacagaaataaatccTATGAGAAGAAACTCAAATAGTTCCAGGACTTTCTGCACACACGTTTATCAGGACAGTTGTTTTAGATATCTCACCAGTGCGAGAGGACCCGGGGCTCGTAGGACTCTGTGATGATGCCGACAGCTGCCTGAAAAACTCACGGGGGTTGATGGAGCGCTGAGATACCAAAACTGCTGCTTCCTACACATGAAGTTGTTCAAATAATAGACAAGgaattacaatatttattttattttatcatttttaatttttattttattatattttatttattaatttttcccCCCTTAAT from Gouania willdenowi chromosome 9, fGouWil2.1, whole genome shotgun sequence encodes:
- the LOC114470320 gene encoding drebrin-like protein A — translated: MNLQGCSCSSLLFILFFYPESRRIGTCSSDLSTIATMGTRTVNLDTYSLSLLTAKEDILNPRSSTNWALFTYEGGTNKLKLADSGAGGVAELAEKFHISKPQYGLCNVTSDTGAAQIAMILWVGQNVDDYRRTECTSHLPAIKNFFKEAHVFIGADKAEDVTEEKVKAELSQVLSHNPTQWVRRSSRSADKEELVGTNYRKTNAAMEMRRINRDSFWARAEREEEERKEEERRRASEERRRLEKERVLKEKQETDERDRKMNEKLQLIEEQRRKQAEQEEELRKSEKQRWEQQQREHEDDKRARLSRSESIEKAAEAAVLVSQRSINPREFFRQLSASSQSPTSPGSSRTGKPFRRYQRSLTDTAFIFSKAERDATSPPHTPPLVSPFSRAPPSPFHRATSPPTSPDFRAVASPQKPSLSPPTSPPTTPPALALPSIPHTDAEPRAASPPEPSAPPASPTLVVSVSPIALINSSSQSHSQSSPSHIQTQFEVNHHAFDPMCYFPLDSPSKSDNHNRTELVSDISYKVQAVLVEEDEEEDDDDDDEEDKSETQPEVCPEPEELIEHKEEEEEEEQQEEDKLEKMEPAEMVQVTKDVGEGSDQSEGSPPPPESAKLSDKEEEEEEEEEEPAVKVLDAEPVCQDIKCETIVLSTNGLINGENTEEQNGTVRSLSPSDTESGTGEPTVYNNLHGSAEEEDFTDQQSSENGQKVSAERQLCVRALYDYQAEDESEISFEPGDIIKDVETVDKAWWKGWSKDGHQGLFPANYVETI